The genomic segment CCGTAGACACGGACGTTACCGGCGGCATCCACCTCGCTGGCATGGATCACTGCGTAGTCGGGACGGATCGCCGGAATCACGAACACCGACTGGCCGCTGCCGTAGGGGTCGTCGATCTGCTGCCATTCGTTGAGCTTGGGAAAGGCGCTGCCCTGCAGACCGCCGCACGGCTGGAACGGCACACCGAAGGCGGCCGCGCGCAAGCCGGCGGTCAGACTCGCACAGGCATGCTCTTCGAGTGTGAGCGCGCCGTCCTGCACCGCCTTGCGGTAATACGGCGCGAGTCCGAAGTTGCCTTCCATCGCCACGATGCCGGCCCGCGCTTTCGAGGCCACCCCGGCACGACAGAGGATATCGATATCGTAGCCGGGCGACTGTTTGACGATCTCCAGATCGCGCCGCCCCTGGCGAATGAGCTCGCGTACCAGCGCGAACGGCCCGCGATGCAGAAAACTACCGCCCAACGCAACCGAAGCGCCGTCGGTGATCTTGGCGGCGAGATCGGCCAGTGGAATACGCTTGTCTTTACTGATGTATCCGGAGGACATGATCATGCTCCTGTCTAAGAGGGCTCACGCCTTGTCGGCGGGCGCCAGGTAAGCGGCAATACGCGATTTGAGACCAGGCGCGGCCGCCGAACGCACGAGCCGGGCCAGATCCCGGTCCGGTTGCGCATCGTCCAGCGCGCCGTGCAGCAGCGCACGGGCGGGATCCGGCGAGCGAGCGAACTCGTCGTCTACCAGCGCCGACCATGCGTCGACGGCGGCCGTCTCGGTGACGAAGCCGATCCGATGCGCTTCCTCGGCGTCGAAAGTACGCGTCGACGACTGGATCTCGCGCGCAGTATCCGCGCC from the Salinisphaera sp. T31B1 genome contains:
- a CDS encoding CoA-transferase, whose amino-acid sequence is MSSGYISKDKRIPLADLAAKITDGASVALGGSFLHRGPFALVRELIRQGRRDLEIVKQSPGYDIDILCRAGVASKARAGIVAMEGNFGLAPYYRKAVQDGALTLEEHACASLTAGLRAAAFGVPFQPCGGLQGSAFPKLNEWQQIDDPYGSGQSVFVIPAIRPDYAVIHASEVDAAGNVRVYGTAHWDRIMSRAADKVLVVAERCVDTQTFVDAPETTLIPYFMVEAVSICPRGAWPGSNHPDYDIDYPAVEAYLEQGDDVLQRHLDSAPEVDADTQRSMAHG